The genomic stretch GGCGATGACGTCGCCGGATTTAATCGCCTCGCCTTCCTTTTTCAGCCATTTCGACAGGTTGCCCTTCTCCATGGTCGGCGACAGCGCGGGCATCAGCACTTGAATGGGCATTTTGGCTCCGGAATCATTCCATCAGTTACGCGTCAGGCGTCGTTCGGCGCTCGCGCGTCTAGCGATAGACATCGGTGTAAAGTTCGGAGGCGTCGGGCTCCGAATCGTGCTGCGCGAATTCGGCTGCGCCATTGACGATCTCGCGGACCTCGGCATCGACCGCCTTGAGATCCTGCTCGGTCATCTTCAGCGCCAGCAGCCGGTTGCGCACCTGTTCGATCGGATCCTGATCGTTGCGGACCTTGTCGACTTCCTCGCGGGTGCGATACTTCGCCGGGTCCGACATCGAATGGCCGCGATAGCGATAGGTCTGCATCTCCAGGATGAACGGCCCCTTGCCGGCGCGACACCACGCCACCGCCTTGTCGCCCGCGGCCTTCACCGCGCGGACGTCCATGCCGTCGATCTGCTCGCCCGGAATGTTGAAGGAGATGCCGCGCTTGGAAAAATCGGTCTGCGCCGAGGAGCGCAACACCGAGGTCCCCATGGCGTAGCGGTTGTTCTCGATGACATAGACCACCGGCAGCTTCCACAGCTCCGCCATGTTGAAGCTCTCATAGACCTGGCCCTGGTTCGACGCGCCGTCGCCGAAATAGGCCAGGCTGACATTGTCGTTACCGCGATAGCGGTTGGCGAAGGCCAGCCCGGTGCCGAGCGACACCTGGGCGCCGACGATGCCGTGGCCGCCGAAGAAATTCTTCTCCTTGCTGAACATGTGCATGGAGCCACCCTTGCCCTTGGAATAGCCGCCATGGCGTCCGGTCAGCTCGGCCATCACGCCCTTGGCGTCCATGCCGCAGGCCAGCATGTGGCCGTGGTCACGATAGCCGGTGATGACCTGATCGCCGTCCTTCAACGCCATCTGCATGCCGACGACGATGGCTTCCTGACCGATATACAGATGGCAGAACCCGCCGATCGCGCCCATGCCGTAGAGCTGGCCGGCCTTTTCCTCGAACCGGCGGATCAGCAGCATGTCGCGGAACGCGCGCAGCTCCTGATCCTTGGTGAAGTCAGGGACCGGCGGATGCGCGCCGTTTCCCTTGTCGGGTGCATTCTCTTTCGCGGCGGTCTTCTTCGATGCGGCCATGGCTAGTCCGATGAGAGGATGGGTCAGCCTGTCTACCGCAACTCAAATCGCCATGAAAGGACTGCGTGGTGTCACACAGAAATCGCTATGCCGCAGTGCAATGCGACGCGCAATTTTCGCAATTGTTTCCGTCGGATTTTGGAATTTGCGGGATCAGCGCGGCAGCACGCGCACCAAGTCGGCGGGGCTGACATAATCGAGCTGATAGCGCGCCCGCTCGTCGAGCATGTCGGGATCGATGCGGCTCGAGCGCAGCAGCGAAACCCGCTGCTCGCCGAGGGCGCGCTCCTGCTTCAACCGCGCCAATTCGGAGGTCAGCGAGACGATCTCCTGATCGAGCTCCTGGCGCGCGGTCAGCCCGTATTTTCCGGTGTAAGCGTTGACGCTGAAATAGCCGACCATAGCCGCGGCAATCGCATAGAGGGCGATTCCGGTGAGAATGGATTTGAGTCGGCTGCGGGAGACCATGCCGGATCATGCGGCAGCGCGGTTAAGAGAAACTTAAACGGTGGCTCGACAGCGGACCTGTCAAGCCCCCGTGACGATCAGGCCTTGATGCGCGCGACCCAGACGGCGAAGGCGTCGATATATTGCTGCAACACCGGCCGCAGCGACTCCTTGGTCAGCTCGCCGGCCTCGTCGAAGGCGTCGCCGATCCCGTTGAGATAGGTTTCCGGCTGCTGCATGATCGGCCCGCAGATGCCCGGCAGGATCTGCTGCAGGTGCTTGGCGGCACTGACGCCGCCGAGCGGTCCGGGCGAGTTGCTGATGATGCCTGTCGGCTTGCCGAGGAACGAGCTCTTGCCATAGGGCCTGGAGCCGACGTCGATGGCGTTTTTCAGCACGCCCGGGATCGAGCGGTTGTATTCGGGCGCCACAAAGAGCACCGCATCGGATGCCTGCACCAATTCGCGAAACTTCAGCCAGTCGGCCGGCGGATTGGCTTCCAAATCCTGGTTGAACATCGAGATGTCATGCAGCGTCACGACATTCAACTTCAGCGAGGGCGGCGCCAGCTTGGCCAGGGCTTGGGCGATTCGCAGCGAGAATGCCTGCTTGCGCAGGCTGCCGACGATGACGGCGACGTTGAGCGGGGTGGTCATAGCGATAATTCCTGACAAAGATGAGGCCGAAAGGCTGGGCGGCGGGACGTTACCCCATGGCGGGATAGATGCAAATGCATCAATTGCCTCGCCCGCGCCGCAGTGACGGGATCTTGATCGATTCCGCAGTGTTTGGCTGTGACGTCTCCAACGCCCTGCGGGCGTCGCGCCCGAGTCGCGGCCAGTTCACCGATGCGGGCGATCAGGGGCGCGTCATCTTTCTCGTCAACCGGATCAGCCGGACCACCCTGCCATCGATGACCAGCAGCGCGCTGGCAATAATCAGCCCGCCTGCAATTTCGCGTCCCCGCAGCGTCTCGCCGAGCACGAAATGTCCGAGCAGGATCGCCGTGATGGGAATCAGCAGCGTCACCAACATGACGTTACTCGCGCCGGAGCGGACCAGGATTTGGAAGAAGACCAGATAGGCGAGCGCGGTCGAGAGCAACGCGAAAGCCAGCAGCGCAATCCAGCTCGCCGCCCCCGGCATCGACAGGCCATGCGGCCACTCGATCGATCCGGCGAGAACCAGCATCACCAGGCTGGAGCACGACAACTGACAAGTTGCCGATGTGAGCGGCGAAATCCCCGCCAGCTTGCGGCGTCCCCACAGGCCGGCAAAACCGTAACTAAGTGCGGCGCCAAGGCAGAGCAGAATGCCGAGCGTCGGCCTGTACGATGCATCAATCCCCTGGCCGCGCAGGACAACAACTCCGAACACCCCGAGCAATGCGCCGGCAACGCGACGGGCGCTGAGCGCCTCCTCCCTGAACGCCGCCATGACCAATATGGTGAACAAAGGCGTGGTGGCGTTGAGCACCGAGGCCAGTCCGCTCGGGATCAGCGTCTGGCCGATCACCAGCAGTGTGAACGGTATCACATTGTTCAGCACAGCCATCACCAGGAACGGCCACCAGTCGCGCAGCCGTGGGGGAAAGCCCGCGCCGTAAATCCACATGACCGGAATCAGCACGGCCGCCGCCAGGGCGACCCGCACCAGCACGATCGTCAGCGGCGGCGTGTCTCTCACGGCAACGCCGGTAAAGAAGAACGAGCCACCCCACAATACCGACAATAGCACCAGCAGCAGCCAGTCGCGGGGATCGATTGCCGTCTTGGTGGTCGCCATGCGCTACTCCGATCGCGTGGCAAAGTGGCTCGTTCGGCGTAACCGGACCACCCGATTTCCGGATCGCCTCGCCACCATCGATGGTCGAGCTTGCCGGGGCGACCGCGGGACGGCATTCTGACCGCATTCGGTTCAACGGGAATGTCGATATGAGCCTGGAATTTCTGATCACGTCGCTGATTGTCGTCGCCGCGCCCGGGACCGGCGTGTTGTACACCCTGGCCGCAGGGCTTTCGCGCGGGGGCCGGGCCAGCGCGGTGGCGGCCTTCGGCTGCACCCTCGGCATCGTGCCGCATATGCTGGCGGCGATCCTGGGATTGGCGGCGCTGCTGCACACCAGCGCGCTGGCGTTCCAGACCTTCAAATATCTCGGCGTCGCATATCTGCTCTACATGGCGTGGAATACGCTACGCGAGCGCGGCGCGCTCAAGGTCGACAATGAGGTGAGCGCGCGCTCGGACGTCCAGCTCGCCGTCACCGGCATCCTGGTCAACATCCTCAATCCGAAACTGTCGATCTTCTTCCTGGCGTTCCTGCCGCAATTCGTCAGCGCCGATGAAACCCATCCATTGGGACGGATGTTCGCGCTCAGCTTCGTTTTCATGCTGATGACATTCGTGGTGTTCGTCGGCTACGGGCTGTTCGCCGCCGCGGTCCGCGAGCATGTCATCTCGCGGCCGCGGGTGCTGGCCTGGATGCGCCGCAGCTTTGCCGCGGCGTTCGTCGCGCTCGGCGCCAAGCTGGCACTCGCCGAGCGCTAACGCTCAGCCCTTGCTCGGATCGATCAAGAACTTCTCGCCGGTCGCGCGCTTGTTGTAGATCGCGATATTGTCGAGCGACAAGACCTCCTGCAACGAAACGACGCGCGTGTAGTGGCTGGCGAAGGTGGTCTTGATTTCGGCGGCGACGCGCGCGCGCAGCTTGGCGGCTTCATCCGCACCGATCTTCTGCAGGAAGTTGAACAGCAGCCAGCCGCCGACGCCCCAGGCCATGCCGAAGGCGCGGTTGAGCTCGATCGGCCCGGGATCGAGGCTGCCATAGATATAGACCTGCTTGTGTACGCTGGACCCGTAGCGGCTGTAGATCTTGGCCGATTTGTTGGCGGCGATCTCCATGCCGGTCAGGATCTGGCCGGCCAGCCTGCCGCCGCCGATCGCGTCGAACGCGATAGTGGCGCCGGTCTGCTCCAGCGCCGCGGTGAGGTCGTCGGTGAAGTTCGGCGCGGTCGAGTTGACGACGTATTTGGCGCCGATCTTGCGCAGGATCTCGGCCTGCGCGTCGCTGCGCACGATGTTGACCAGATCGATGCCGTCCTTGAGGCAGATCTTGTTGAGCATCTGGCCGAGATTCGACGCCGCCGCAGTATGCACCAGCGCCTTGTGATCCTCGCGCCGCATCGTCTCGACCATGCCGAGCGCGGTCAGCGGATTGACGAAGCAGGATGCGCCTTCGGCCGGGGTGGTGCCGACCGGCAGCAGCAGGCAGTCGGCGGCATTCATCAGCCGATATTGCGCATACATCGCGCCGCCGATCATCGCCACGGTCTTGCCGAGCAGCTGTTGTGCGGCGACCGACGACCCGGCCTTGATCACGGTGCCGGCGCCCTCATTGCCGACCGGCATCGGCTCGTCGAGCCGGCCGGCCATCGCCTTCATCGCAGCGTCCGGGACCTTTGCGCTGATCACCGGCGCGCCAGCGGTGCCGGACGCCTTCGCGGTGCTCATGTCGGCGGCCCCGAACAGCAGGCCGAGATCGGACGGATTGAGCGGCGTGGCCTCGACTCGCACCAGCACCTCGTCGGCGCCGGGCTCGGGAATTGGCACGGGCGTCAGCGACACTTCGAGTTCGCCGCTCGCCTTGATCAGCGAGCGCAGTTGAAGTCCAGTGTTGCTGTCGGTGCCCACGCGCAATCTCCCTATCGTTGTTCGCGGCCGCACCTTGGTGCAACCGCGCGCAGGGTTCAAGCGGGCGCGATCAATTGATCGTGCGTCAGCGAAACGCCTTCAAGGCCCCTCGCCCGGCGAAGATCGCCTGGCTGCCGAGTTCCTGCTCGATCCGCAGCAACTGGTTGTATTTCGCGGTGCGGTCGGAACGCGCCAGTGAGCCGGTCTTGATCTGCCCGCAATTGCTGGCGACTGCGAGGTCGGCGATGGTGGAATCCTCGGTCTCGCCGGAGCGATGCGACATCACCGCGGTATAGCCGGCCTTGTAGGCCATTTCGATGGCGCTCAGCGTTTCGGTCAGGGTGCCGATCTGGTTGACCTTGATCAGGATCGAATTGGCACGGCCGTTCTTGATGCCGTCGGCCAGCCGCTCGACATTGGTGACGAACAGGTCGTCGCCGACCAGCTGGCACTTGTTGCCAATCAGATCGGTGACCTGCTTCCAGCCGTCGAAATCGTCCTCGGCCATGCCGTCCTCGATCGAGACGATCGGATAGCGCGCCGCCAGCTCGCCGAGATATTTCGCCTGCTCCTCGATCGAGCGGGTCTTGTTCTCGCCCTCATACACATAGGCGCCGTTCTTGAAGAATTCGCTGGATGCCGGATCGAGCGCCAGCGCGATATCCTCGCCGGGCCGATAGCCGGCCTTCTCGATCGCCTTCATCACATAGCTGAGCGCCTCGTCGGCCGATTTCAGGTTCGGCGCGAAACCGCCCTCGTCGCCCACATTGGTGTTGTGGCCTTCGTCGTGCAGCGATTTCTTTAAAGTGTGGAACACTTCGACGCCCATCCGCAGCGCTTCCGAGAAGCTCGGCGCGCCGATCGGCATGATCATGAATTCCTGGAAATCGATCGGATTGTCGGCATGCGCGCCGCCATTGATGATGTTCATCATCGGCACCGGCAACGTGCGGGCCGAGGTGCCGCCGACATAGCGGTACAGCGGCATGTCGAAGGATTCCGCCGCCGCCTTGGCGACCGCCAGCGACACGCCCAGAATCGCGTTGGCGCCGAGCCGGCTCTTGTTCGGGGTGCCGTCGAGTTCGATCATCACCTGGTCGATCTGGACCTGCTGCTCGGCATCCATGCCGCCCAGCGCATCGAACAATTCGCCATTGACGGCCTCGACCGCCTTCAGCACGCCCTTGCCGAAATAGCGGCCCTTGTCGCCGTCGCGCAATTCGACGGCTTCATGCACGCCGGTGGAGGCGCCGGACGGCACCGCGGCGCGGCCCATCGATCCGTCCTCCAGCACCACATCGACCTCGACGGTCGGATTGCCGCGGCTGTCAAGGATTTCGCGGCCGATGATGTCGACGATGGCGGTCATGGGAGCCTCATGGGGAGTTGGGGAAGACGGTTGGCGCTGCTTCTACAGCAAGGCTTCCGGCGGGAAAAGGCCGAGACCGGACCGCGTGACGCGGCCATGACTATTGGCTAAGACGGCAGCAACGGAGACCACGATGTCGAAAACGCCCAGCAAAACCCCGAAACCCGCCAATCTTCAGCTCGGCCGCGCGGTCGAATGGCCCGCCACGCCGGAGGCCGCCCGGCTCGACCGGGTCCCCAACCCGCAGGCCGACACCAATTATCTGGTGCGCTTCACCGCGCCGGAATTCACCTCGCTGTGCCCGGTCACCGGCCAGCCCGACTTCGCCCATCTGATGATCGATTACGTGCCCGGCGCCTGGCTGTTGGAGTCGAAATCGCTGAAGCTCTATATCGCCAGCTTCCGCAACCACGGCGCCTTCCACGAGGACTGCACGGTGGCGATCGGCAAGCGGATCGCCGCGGAGATCAAGCCGAAATGGCTGCGGATCGGCGGCTACTGGTATCCGCGCGGCGGCATTCCGATCGACGTGTTCTGGCAGACCGGCAAATTGCCCAAGGGCATGTGGATTCCCGAACAGGGCGTGGCGCCCTATCGCGGGCGGGGCTAGGCCGCATCCACCGGCCGGGTCGACCGCAGGAAGCGGGCGCAGAACGGGCCCAGCATCGCGATCACGGCGGCCGCCAGCAGCAGCGTCGGCAGCTTGCCCAGATTGGATATTCCCACGCCGTAGGCGATCGGGCCCACGGTCTGGCCCATGAAGAAAAAGAACGAATGCAGCGACATCGCGGTGGCGCGGGCTTCCTGCGACAATTCGCTGGAGAACACCTGCAGTGACCCGTGCAACATGTAGAAGCCCCACCCCATCAGCAGGAAGCTCAGGCACTGGACCTGCCATGGCGGGCCGAAAGCGACGAACGCCACTTGCGCGGCCATCAGCGTGCCGCCTGCAATCATCATCCCGTTGACGCCGATCCGCGGCAGCATCCTGGTGATCGACGCGGTGTAGAACAATCCGCCAAAGGCAAAACACGCCAGCACCAGGCCGGCGATCGACAGGCTGCTGACGCCGAGGTCGAACAGAAACGAGGCAACGTAGGGAAACAGGCCGAGCACGCAGCAGCCCTCGACGAACACCGCCGAGAACACGATCAGCGCATTCGGATTGGCGAAGATGGTGCGATAGCCGTGGCGGAGCACGCCAAGATTGACCTTGCCCGCGGGCTTCGCCAGCGCGGCGCCCTTGAAGCCGACCGACACCGCGACCGAGGCCACGATCGCCAGCCCGCCCATCACCGCCAGCACACCGCGCCAGCCGAGAAAATCGCCGATGATCCCGGACGCCGTGGCGCCGAGCAGCGTTCCGGTCATCGCCCCCGCCATCACCCGGCTGATCGCGACCTGCCGGCGGTCCGGGCCGACCAGATCGCTGGTCAGGCTCAGCGTCACCGGAAACACCCCGCCCGCGCCGATCCCGCCGAGCACCCGGGTCGCCAGCAGCAGCGTATAGGACGACGTCATCGCGCCGAGAATGTTGGCGATCCCGAGCAGGACCAGACAGAACACCATCAGCCGCGCTTTGCCGAACAGATCGGCGGCAGCGCCCAGCACCGGCTGAGTGATCGCAAAGGTGAAGGCCAGCGCCGCCGACAGCCCGGCCGCGGTGGCAATGCTGACCTGAAAATCCTCGGCGACATGGGGCAGCACCGGGTCGAGCGACCGGGTCGAGAGCGACGCCGCAAAAGAAGCCAGGGCGATGATGTAGAGAACCGGCGGCAGGTTTGGCTGGGCGCTGGCGCTTTGCGCCATTACGCCACCCCGAGGCCGGTCGCGTCCTTGGCGATCCGATCGAATGCCATCAGCGTCCGCAGCAGGCCCTCGAATTCGCGCAGCGGCACCATGTTGGGGCCGTCGGAGGGCGCGTGGTCCGGATCGGGATGGGTTTCGATGAATACCCCGGCGACGCCGACCGCCACCGCGGCGCGCGCCAGCACCGGCACGAATTCGCGCTCGCCGCCGGACGAAGTGCCCTTGCCGCCGGGCTGCTGCACCGAATGGGTGGCGTCGAAGATCACCGGCGCGCCGGTGGTGCGCGCCAGGATCGGCAGCGCCCGCATGTCGGACACCAGCGTGTTGTAGCCGAACGAGGCGCCGCGTTCGGTCACCAGCACGTTGCGATTGCCGCTTCCAGTCAGCTTGGCCACCACATTGGCCATGTCCCACGGCGCCAGGAACTGACCCTTCTTGACATTGACCACCTTGCCGGTGGCGGCGGCGGCCAGCAGCAGATCGGTCTGCCGGCACAGAAAAGCCGGGATCTGCAGGATGTCGACGGCCTGCGCGGCGCGGGCACATTGCGCGCTCTCGTGGACGTCGGTCAGCACCGGCAGACCATAGGTCTCGCGGATTTCGGCGAAGATCGGCAATGCCTGGTCGATGCCGATGCCGCGTGCCGCGGCGGCGCTGGTGCGGTTGGCCTTGTCGAACGAGGTTTTGTAGACGAGGCCGATGCCGAGGCGGTCGGCGATCTCCTTCAGCGCCGCGGCGACTTCCAGCGCATGCGCCCGGCTCTCGAGCTGGCACGGCCCGGCGATCACCGCCAGCGGCAGCGCGTTTCCGAACCTGACCTGTCCGGCTTCCACGATCGGTGCCGCGTGCGTGTCGTTCAACTGATCATTCCTTGCTGGCTCGGGCTTCAAAGCGCCAGACCATGCCGGTCGGGCCGCACCGGATCAAGCCTTGCGCATCATGTCTTTGAAGTTTCTCGGCCAGGTTCCCCGGCCGCCCGTTCGAAGATCAACGTCGCGCCGAATGCATCGCAGGGCAACACTACCAGCCGGTCCAGCCGGCTTTGCGCGGCGATCGCACCGCGCGCCAAGGCGCTTTCGACCACGCCCAGATCATCGACCGCGATCCGCAATCCGACGAAGCTGGCGCCCTCGCCCTGCGGCGTGACCACGACGCCGAAGCGGTCGCGAAAGGCGACGGCCTCGTTGATCTCGATGTCGCCGCGGGCGGTGCGTGCGGTGATGCCGGTCGAGGTCGAATGCAGGTCGCGGGAACCGGTGAAGGCTTCGACAAAGACGTGGTGATCGGTGGGATTGTCAGCGACCATCACCACGCCGGCCGCGGCCCGCGCCCCGTTCGGGTGATTCTGAAAATCGGCGTTCCAGAAATTCTGCGGAAAGCGATGCTGGCAGACCGCGAATCCGGCGTCGGGCGACAGCAGGTCGACCGCAAAGGCCAGCGAGAATGCCAGCTCGACCGCGACGCCGTCGGGGCGGCGACCTTCGCGGGCAAAATCGAACACCTTGAAATCGCCGATGCCGGCCGCGGCAAAGCCGCGCGCATCGGCATCGGCGTCGCGGCTGCTCAGCAGCAGCATCGACAGGCCCTGGCGCCGCGCGAGATAATCGCGTTGAAACGCGCCGAATGAGAACGAACCCGGCGCATGCGGCGCGATCTTCTCGGGCTCCGCCACGGTGAGAAGCTCGACAAAGAAATCCTGCAACTGGACGATGCGGTTATGCGTGCCCCAGGGATGGCGGTTGCGGGCGCCGACGGTGAAGCCGGCGCGGCGATAGAACTCCGCGGCGGCATCGAGATCGTGGACCGCATGCACGATGTGGTCGAGTCCGCGCGGAATCATGCTGGGGCTTTCACTGTCGGGGCTTGCAATGCGGCGCGGTGTCACTTCAGCGCGGAGAACGACGTCGGCTGCAGCAGCTGGTTGACGATATTGTCGACGATCTGGCCATCTGCCTCGGTCTTGGCGCGAGCCGCCAGCCATTCCGGATCGGTCGCGAAGGCATTCCACTTCTGCTCGCGCTCGGCCAGCGATTCCCACGCCAGGATGTAGGTCAGCTCCTGGTTCGAGGCGCCGACCAGCGTGGTGAAGAAGCCGACCGGTCTGATTCCGCGCTTCTCCCACAGTTTCAGCGTGATGGTCTCGAAGCGATTGAGCAGCGCCGGCAGCCGCCCCGGCAGGCAGCGATAGACGCGGGTCTCGTAGATCATCGGTTTCCTCCGGTTTGTCGTTGCGGCCGGCTTATAGCCGGTGATTGCACCGCTGTCTTGGTCGCATCGTCGGCTCTCGCGAGGCTTGGCTTGCCCCTTAACCGAACAAATTGTATATACATCAACGGCTGATTTCGATCCGGCCGACGGCGACCGATCAGCCTGCGGCGCGCCCATGCGAAGGAGATGGAACGCCATGCCCCGTAAAATCAAAGAGCCGGTGTTCGACGACGACAATCCGGAATGGACCGAAGCGGATTTTGCCAAGGCGACGCGCCTCGACGGCATTAAGGCCAAGGATCTCACGCCCGAAATACTTGCTCGAATTCCCGGCAGTCGCGGCCCGCAGAAGGCCCCAACCAAGGTCGCGGTCTCGATCCGGCTGAGCCCCGAAGTGATTGCCTTCTTCAAGGCCAAGGGTCCGGGCTGGCAGTCCCGGATCGACGACGCGCTGCCCAAGATTGCCAAGGTCAAGGCCAGTTGAGCTGTCGCGCGAAGCCGCCCGCTCGGTCGGCAAGCCTGCTGGCATCTGTCCTGGCCGTCAGCCTTTGCAGCATCGCCCCTGCCCTGGCGCAGAGCGGCAGTGCCGACACGCTGATCGGCGGCCAGCCGGCGGCTCGGCAAGGTGACACCACCGCGGCCGGATCGGCGTTGGTCGGCGGTTCGCCAAACGTGTTCATCAATGGCAGGCCGGCGGCTGTTCAGGGCGATCGCTCGGGCTGCGGCGGCGTGGTGATCGGCGGCAGCAGCAACGTCTTCATCAACGGCAAGCCCGCCGCCCGCGCCGGCGATTCCGGCTCGGCTTGTCCGGGCAAGTAATCGCCGACTCAGAGCCGCTCGCTCAGCACAGCCGCGCTCAACAAACACTCAAGCGACCGCCCAAATTTGAGGCGATGAACATTGATGACGATCAACACAGTTGGGGCGATTCCCGGTCTGTATCTCCTCAGCAAATAATCAATTACCTTGGCGGTTCCCGTGACTCATCCTCCCGTGTCCAATTCTGCTCTGACCGATCTCGACCAGCGGGTCGCGCGCGTCAAAGCCGCGCAATTGACCTATGCCACCTACTCGCAGGAACAGGTCGACCTCATCTTCCGCAGCGCCGCGCTCGCCGCCTCCGACGCCCGGATCTCGCTGGCGCAGCTCGCCACCGAAGAAACCGGGATGGGCGTGGTCGAAGACAAAGTGATCAAGAACCACTTCGCCTCCGAATACATCTACAACGCCTATAAGGACGACAAGACCTGCGGCATTATCGAGGTCAATGAAGAAGCCGGCATCATGACGGTCGCCGAACCGGTCGGCCTGATCTGCGGCATCGTGCCGACCACCAACCCGACCTCGACCGCGATCTTCAAGGCGCTGATCTCGCTGAAGACCCGCAACGGCATCATCTTCAGCCCACATCCGCGCGCCGCGCGCGCGACCTGCGCCGCCGCCAAGCTGGTGCTGGACGCCGCCGTCGCCGCCGGCGCCCCGCCCGATATCATCGGCTGGATCGACACCCCGACGATGCAGCTGTCCGACGCGCTGATGCATCACCCCGACGTCAATCTGATCCTGGCCACCGGAGGCCCGGCGATGGTGAAGGCGGCCTATTCCTCCGGCAAACCGGCGATCGGCGTCGGCGCCGGCAACACCCCCGTGGTGATCGACGAGACCGCCGACATCAAGCGCGCTGTGGCGTCGATCCTGATGTCGAAGACCTTCGACAACGGCGTGGTCTGCGCCTCCGAGCAATCGATCATCGTCGTCGATGCGGTCTACGACGCGGTGCGCGCGCGGTTCGCCAGCCATGGCGGCTACATGCTCAAGCCTGCGGAACTGAACGCGGTGCGCGGGGTGTTGCTGGTGAACGGCAATGTCAACGTCAACATCGTCGGGCAATCGGCCGCCCGGATCGCCGAACTGGCCGGCATCGCCGTGCCGCACGACACCAAGATCCTGATCGGCGAAGTCGAAAGCACCGACACCGCCGAACCCTTCGCCCACGAGAAACTGTCGCCGACGCTGGCGATGTATCGGCGGGCCGACTACGCGCAGGCGGTGCAGGCGGCCGTGGAACTGGTGGCGCTGGGCGGCATCGGCCACACTTCGGCACTGTACACCGACCAGGATCTGCAGCCCGAGCGCGTGATCGATTTCGGCACCCGGATGAAGACCGCCCGTATCCTGATCAACACCCCCTCGTCGCATGGCGGGCTCGGCGATCTCTATAATTTCAGCCTGGCGCCGTCGCTGACGCTCGGCTGCGGATCGTGGGGCGGCAATTCGATCTCCGAAAATGTCGGTCCCAAGCATTTGATCAACAAGAAGACCGTGGCGAAGCGAGCCGAGAACATGCTGTGGCACAAGCTGCCGAAATCGATCTATTTCCGTCGCGGCGCCACCTCCGAGGCGATCAAGGATCTGGCCGGCAAGAAGCGGGCGCTGATCGTCACCGACGGCTTCCTGTTCAGCAAGGGCTACACCGACGACATCATCCGGCTGTTGAAGAAGAACGGCATGGAGGTCGAGACCTTCTTCCAGGTCGAGGCCGATCCGACGCTGTCGATCATCAACAAGGGCGTCGAGATCGCGCAGGCGTTCAAGCCCGACGTCATCGTGGCGTTCGGCGGCGGCTCACCGATGGATGCGGCCAAGCTGATCTGGGTGCTGTATGAGCATCCCGACGTGCAATTCGCCGATCTGGCGCTGCGCTTCATGGACATCCGCAAGCGGATCTACAAATTCCCCAAGCTCGGCCTCAAGGCGGATCTG from Rhodopseudomonas sp. BAL398 encodes the following:
- a CDS encoding MFS transporter, which translates into the protein MAQSASAQPNLPPVLYIIALASFAASLSTRSLDPVLPHVAEDFQVSIATAAGLSAALAFTFAITQPVLGAAADLFGKARLMVFCLVLLGIANILGAMTSSYTLLLATRVLGGIGAGGVFPVTLSLTSDLVGPDRRQVAISRVMAGAMTGTLLGATASGIIGDFLGWRGVLAVMGGLAIVASVAVSVGFKGAALAKPAGKVNLGVLRHGYRTIFANPNALIVFSAVFVEGCCVLGLFPYVASFLFDLGVSSLSIAGLVLACFAFGGLFYTASITRMLPRIGVNGMMIAGGTLMAAQVAFVAFGPPWQVQCLSFLLMGWGFYMLHGSLQVFSSELSQEARATAMSLHSFFFFMGQTVGPIAYGVGISNLGKLPTLLLAAAVIAMLGPFCARFLRSTRPVDAA
- the kdsA gene encoding 3-deoxy-8-phosphooctulonate synthase, which gives rise to MNDTHAAPIVEAGQVRFGNALPLAVIAGPCQLESRAHALEVAAALKEIADRLGIGLVYKTSFDKANRTSAAAARGIGIDQALPIFAEIRETYGLPVLTDVHESAQCARAAQAVDILQIPAFLCRQTDLLLAAAATGKVVNVKKGQFLAPWDMANVVAKLTGSGNRNVLVTERGASFGYNTLVSDMRALPILARTTGAPVIFDATHSVQQPGGKGTSSGGEREFVPVLARAAVAVGVAGVFIETHPDPDHAPSDGPNMVPLREFEGLLRTLMAFDRIAKDATGLGVA
- a CDS encoding VOC family protein, which encodes MIPRGLDHIVHAVHDLDAAAEFYRRAGFTVGARNRHPWGTHNRIVQLQDFFVELLTVAEPEKIAPHAPGSFSFGAFQRDYLARRQGLSMLLLSSRDADADARGFAAAGIGDFKVFDFAREGRRPDGVAVELAFSLAFAVDLLSPDAGFAVCQHRFPQNFWNADFQNHPNGARAAAGVVMVADNPTDHHVFVEAFTGSRDLHSTSTGITARTARGDIEINEAVAFRDRFGVVVTPQGEGASFVGLRIAVDDLGVVESALARGAIAAQSRLDRLVVLPCDAFGATLIFERAAGEPGRETSKT
- a CDS encoding NIPSNAP family protein — translated: MIYETRVYRCLPGRLPALLNRFETITLKLWEKRGIRPVGFFTTLVGASNQELTYILAWESLAEREQKWNAFATDPEWLAARAKTEADGQIVDNIVNQLLQPTSFSALK
- a CDS encoding BrnA antitoxin family protein, coding for MPRKIKEPVFDDDNPEWTEADFAKATRLDGIKAKDLTPEILARIPGSRGPQKAPTKVAVSIRLSPEVIAFFKAKGPGWQSRIDDALPKIAKVKAS
- a CDS encoding PAAR domain-containing protein; the protein is MSCRAKPPARSASLLASVLAVSLCSIAPALAQSGSADTLIGGQPAARQGDTTAAGSALVGGSPNVFINGRPAAVQGDRSGCGGVVIGGSSNVFINGKPAARAGDSGSACPGK
- the adhE gene encoding bifunctional acetaldehyde-CoA/alcohol dehydrogenase, whose product is MTHPPVSNSALTDLDQRVARVKAAQLTYATYSQEQVDLIFRSAALAASDARISLAQLATEETGMGVVEDKVIKNHFASEYIYNAYKDDKTCGIIEVNEEAGIMTVAEPVGLICGIVPTTNPTSTAIFKALISLKTRNGIIFSPHPRAARATCAAAKLVLDAAVAAGAPPDIIGWIDTPTMQLSDALMHHPDVNLILATGGPAMVKAAYSSGKPAIGVGAGNTPVVIDETADIKRAVASILMSKTFDNGVVCASEQSIIVVDAVYDAVRARFASHGGYMLKPAELNAVRGVLLVNGNVNVNIVGQSAARIAELAGIAVPHDTKILIGEVESTDTAEPFAHEKLSPTLAMYRRADYAQAVQAAVELVALGGIGHTSALYTDQDLQPERVIDFGTRMKTARILINTPSSHGGLGDLYNFSLAPSLTLGCGSWGGNSISENVGPKHLINKKTVAKRAENMLWHKLPKSIYFRRGATSEAIKDLAGKKRALIVTDGFLFSKGYTDDIIRLLKKNGMEVETFFQVEADPTLSIINKGVEIAQAFKPDVIVAFGGGSPMDAAKLIWVLYEHPDVQFADLALRFMDIRKRIYKFPKLGLKADLVAIPTTSGTGSEVTPFAVVTDDATGVKYPIADYELTPSMAIVDANYVMNLPKSLTAFGGIDAVVHALEAYVSIMASEFTDGQALQALRLLKDNLPAAYTKGAKDPVARERVHSGATIAGIAFANAFLGVCHSMAHKLGAAFHVPHGLSNALLICNVIRYNANDNPTKQTAFSQYDRPKSRHRYGEIAIALGLQGVNTAARIDALLEWLEGLKRDLDIPASIREAGVSEADFLAKLDSIAVEAFDDQCTGANPRFPLVSELKTILLDSYYGRAFSERHEEDVRMLPPAPTVRAAE